The following proteins come from a genomic window of Synechococcus sp. NB0720_010:
- a CDS encoding glycoside hydrolase 100 family protein, which yields MAKQFSQERLRVRPSSREEAVVAAAEEHFEKTLVRIRGELVGSVAALSHPGGGDEALNYGEVFLRDNVPVMLYLLLKGRYQIVRNFLDISLELQSSTYQTRGVFPTSFVEDGDELLADYGQRSIGRITSVDASLWWPVLAWLYVKRSKDYEFGASQKVQRGIQLLLDLVLHPTFEGTPVLFVPDCSFMIDRPMDVWGAPLEVEALLFGCLGCCCQLMELAQKSHNSRLLEQRLVLTKQWKYDLRRYLLKHYWVTSKTMQVLRRRPTEQYGEQQSLNEFNVQPQVIPPWLQDWLEDRGGYLIGNMRTGRPDFRFYSLGNCLGCLFGLITAPQQRALFRLVLHNRDELMAQMPMRICHPPLEGDKWSEKTGSDPKNWPWSYHNGGHWPSLLWYLGGAVLLHQRLYPTADVLLMGQMQAMLEECYWMQLNQLPRQQWAEYFDGPTGTWVGQQARTYQTWTIVGFLLLHHILRVKTDDVDMLDINAP from the coding sequence CTGGCCAAGCAATTCAGCCAAGAGCGCCTTCGCGTCAGACCCAGCTCGCGCGAAGAGGCGGTCGTTGCGGCCGCAGAGGAGCACTTTGAGAAGACCCTGGTTCGCATCCGCGGTGAACTCGTTGGATCCGTAGCGGCCCTCTCCCATCCAGGCGGTGGGGATGAAGCCCTGAACTACGGCGAGGTCTTCCTGCGGGACAACGTCCCGGTGATGCTCTACCTGCTGCTCAAGGGCCGCTACCAAATCGTTCGCAACTTCCTCGATATCTCCCTGGAGCTGCAGAGCAGCACCTACCAAACCCGCGGCGTCTTCCCCACCAGCTTTGTCGAGGACGGCGACGAGCTCCTCGCTGACTACGGACAGCGCTCCATCGGCCGGATCACCAGTGTCGATGCCAGCCTCTGGTGGCCTGTCCTCGCCTGGCTCTACGTCAAACGCAGCAAGGACTACGAGTTCGGCGCCAGCCAGAAGGTCCAGAGGGGGATCCAATTACTGCTCGATCTGGTCCTGCACCCCACCTTCGAGGGCACGCCCGTGCTCTTCGTGCCGGACTGCTCGTTCATGATTGATCGCCCCATGGATGTCTGGGGCGCTCCACTGGAGGTCGAGGCCCTGCTCTTCGGCTGCCTCGGTTGCTGCTGCCAACTGATGGAGCTGGCGCAGAAAAGCCACAACAGTCGATTGCTGGAGCAGCGACTGGTCCTGACCAAGCAGTGGAAATACGACCTACGCCGATACCTGCTCAAGCACTACTGGGTGACCAGCAAAACCATGCAGGTCCTGCGCCGGCGCCCCACCGAGCAATACGGCGAGCAGCAGTCCCTCAACGAATTCAACGTCCAGCCCCAGGTCATTCCGCCCTGGCTGCAGGACTGGCTCGAGGATCGCGGCGGCTATCTGATCGGCAACATGCGGACCGGCCGGCCGGACTTCCGCTTCTACAGCCTGGGCAATTGTCTGGGCTGCCTCTTTGGTCTGATCACCGCACCCCAGCAACGGGCTCTCTTCCGCCTGGTGCTCCACAACCGTGATGAGCTCATGGCCCAGATGCCCATGCGCATCTGCCATCCACCGCTCGAAGGGGACAAGTGGAGTGAGAAAACCGGATCAGACCCGAAGAACTGGCCCTGGAGCTATCACAACGGAGGCCACTGGCCGAGCCTGCTCTGGTACCTCGGCGGCGCCGTTCTGCTGCATCAACGGCTCTATCCCACGGCCGATGTCCTGCTGATGGGACAGATGCAGGCCATGCTGGAAGAGTGCTACTGGATGCAGCTCAACCAACTGCCAAGGCAGCAGTGGGCCGAGTACTTCGATGGACCAACCGGCACCTGGGTGGGACAGCAGGCGCGGACCTATCAGACCTGGACCATTGTCGGTTTCCTTCTGCTGCATCACATCCTGCGGGTCAAGACCGACGATGTGGACATGCTCGACATCAACGCGCCCTAA
- a CDS encoding septum site-determining protein MinC, producing the protein MQAAPRRFQLKPLRKAEASAFDEVRSQLGATDGPGAAVLVCDDRLLSLPDLRAIAELLQQAQQPLVRVEAREALSLVPAAALGLETALITEAVPELSRPAAEANDLTIHRGTLRSGDHLQVDGSVLVLGDVNPGARVSANGDVRVWGRLRGIAHAGQAGNTAARVVALQLRPLQLRIADAVARGPEDLPPPGFSEEALLLDGAIAIRPAEPLWPQEA; encoded by the coding sequence ATGCAGGCCGCTCCCCGTCGCTTCCAGCTCAAGCCCCTTCGCAAGGCTGAGGCCTCGGCATTCGATGAAGTCCGCTCACAACTGGGGGCGACAGACGGCCCTGGAGCTGCCGTGCTGGTCTGCGACGACCGGCTGCTGAGCCTGCCGGACCTGCGCGCCATCGCCGAGCTGCTCCAGCAAGCCCAACAACCCTTGGTTCGCGTCGAAGCCCGGGAGGCCCTGAGCCTGGTTCCCGCAGCGGCGCTTGGGCTCGAAACCGCCCTGATCACAGAAGCAGTTCCCGAGCTAAGCCGCCCTGCAGCGGAGGCCAACGATCTCACCATCCACCGAGGCACCCTGCGCTCGGGCGATCACCTGCAGGTCGATGGCTCGGTGCTGGTACTCGGAGACGTCAATCCAGGGGCCCGGGTCAGTGCCAACGGGGACGTTCGGGTCTGGGGACGGCTGCGCGGCATTGCCCATGCCGGCCAAGCGGGAAACACCGCGGCTCGGGTCGTGGCGCTGCAACTGCGCCCGCTGCAATTGCGCATTGCCGACGCCGTGGCAAGGGGCCCTGAGGACCTACCCCCTCCGGGATTCAGCGAGGAGGCACTGCTGCTGGATGGAGCCATTGCCATCCGACCGGCTGAACCGCTCTGGCCCCAGGAGGCTTAA
- a CDS encoding YihY/virulence factor BrkB family protein — MLLRSRRWRAIVKPFWKAYRLWDREDCVDLSAAFAYHSLQSFFPILLIALGVAGLVLGRMDGLADQVIAVADQFLPPSALPLVSTTLLRLYKQGTGAGLIGVIFLVISSTNAYLSLQRGADRLWGFRPILTPPENWKKPVWKFIRNRIESLVVVVLIGFFVVLDQITTNLRLLKPGSWRLLLESWLPAKLHLWAPVPLLVDLGISVIISCSLAFVLLAFMPTRRVPLRPLIPGSLLIGSALTALNLALGRSLISLGARFQAYGVIGGVLVLSLWVWLVALVVYYGMALSVVCSKRRELSAG; from the coding sequence GTGTTGCTGCGTTCGCGTCGATGGCGCGCGATTGTGAAGCCGTTCTGGAAGGCCTACCGCCTTTGGGATCGAGAAGATTGTGTGGATCTCAGTGCGGCCTTTGCGTATCACAGCCTTCAGTCCTTTTTCCCCATCCTTCTGATTGCGCTGGGCGTCGCTGGCCTGGTTCTGGGGCGGATGGATGGACTGGCCGATCAGGTCATCGCTGTTGCGGATCAGTTTTTGCCCCCTTCGGCCTTGCCCTTGGTGAGTACAACGCTGCTGCGTCTGTATAAGCAGGGGACCGGTGCGGGCTTGATTGGTGTCATTTTTCTGGTGATCTCTTCCACTAATGCCTATCTCAGTCTTCAACGCGGGGCGGATCGGCTTTGGGGTTTTCGGCCGATTCTGACTCCACCAGAGAATTGGAAAAAGCCGGTCTGGAAGTTCATTCGTAACCGCATTGAGTCACTGGTTGTTGTTGTTCTGATCGGCTTTTTTGTGGTTCTCGATCAGATCACGACCAACCTGCGTCTGCTCAAGCCCGGCAGCTGGAGACTGCTGCTGGAGAGCTGGCTTCCCGCCAAGCTGCACCTCTGGGCACCGGTTCCTCTGCTGGTGGACTTGGGCATCAGCGTCATCATTAGCTGCTCGCTGGCGTTTGTCCTGCTGGCCTTCATGCCGACCCGCAGGGTTCCCTTGCGTCCTCTCATTCCGGGATCGCTGCTGATTGGCTCAGCCCTCACGGCTCTGAACCTGGCCCTGGGCCGAAGCCTGATCTCACTGGGCGCGCGCTTTCAGGCCTATGGCGTCATTGGTGGTGTGTTGGTCCTCAGCCTCTGGGTTTGGCTGGTGGCCCTGGTCGTCTATTACGGCATGGCGCTCAGCGTGGTCTGCAGCAAGCGCCGCGAGCTTTCGGCAGGATGA
- a CDS encoding chromate transporter, whose translation MPPTHRQLFWGMQQVALSSFGGGLSAWSERIVVEDKEWMTKQEFITGLTVARLFPGPNQINMAIYIGSHFRGLTGALAALAGILLLPFSVLMALGLAYYYLHTSVGVDRLLAGVITASAGMALSMGFKIAAAYLRDRVALLLAAISFVAMTVFHVRLVPLVLVAGPLAMAWYWPRKP comes from the coding sequence ATGCCTCCCACCCACCGGCAGTTGTTCTGGGGCATGCAGCAGGTGGCCCTGTCCTCCTTTGGAGGAGGACTCTCGGCCTGGAGCGAGCGGATCGTCGTCGAAGACAAGGAGTGGATGACCAAGCAGGAGTTCATCACTGGCCTGACGGTGGCCCGCCTGTTCCCTGGCCCCAACCAGATCAACATGGCGATCTATATCGGCAGCCATTTCCGTGGCCTGACCGGCGCCTTGGCGGCCCTGGCGGGAATCCTGCTGCTGCCCTTCAGCGTCTTGATGGCGCTTGGGCTTGCTTACTACTACCTCCACACCTCGGTGGGAGTCGATCGTCTCCTGGCGGGAGTGATCACGGCCTCAGCGGGCATGGCCCTGTCCATGGGCTTCAAGATTGCCGCCGCCTACCTGAGGGATCGCGTCGCCCTGCTGCTGGCTGCCATCAGCTTTGTGGCGATGACGGTCTTCCATGTGCGCCTGGTGCCGTTGGTGTTGGTGGCGGGCCCCTTGGCGATGGCCTGGTATTGGCCGAGAAAGCCATGA
- a CDS encoding DUF2834 domain-containing protein, producing the protein MASKPAQQPWLAWLYLALAVAGGVLPWLSNLEFMREYGASFDLAQFIALANANPAAESLSRDLLVGASAITIWIVVESRRLQMRHLWIVLLSAGTIAFAFAAPFFLFLRERRLAEMARTSEG; encoded by the coding sequence ATGGCCTCCAAACCCGCTCAGCAACCCTGGCTGGCCTGGCTCTATCTCGCCCTGGCGGTGGCGGGCGGAGTGCTGCCCTGGCTCTCCAACCTGGAGTTCATGCGCGAGTACGGCGCCAGTTTTGACCTGGCCCAGTTCATCGCCCTGGCCAATGCCAATCCCGCCGCTGAATCGCTGTCGCGGGATCTGTTGGTGGGGGCTTCAGCGATCACGATCTGGATCGTCGTAGAGAGCCGGCGCCTGCAGATGCGTCACCTCTGGATTGTTCTGCTGAGTGCAGGAACGATCGCCTTTGCCTTCGCCGCGCCCTTCTTTTTATTCCTGCGGGAACGTCGTCTCGCTGAGATGGCGCGAACCAGCGAAGGCTGA
- a CDS encoding chromate transporter, protein MTSLLAAVCQPAHLGDWRNLIAVIWDFLSLSLFSLGGGNTLLAEYHYMAVDKYCWLSSQQFAEIYAIAEGAPGPSSMIVGLLGMGAAFQEGPFWGLLSGVMAEVAILLPSTLLMVIAALSWNRFKTSPFRLAFERAMGPITLGVLFAVGLKILRISDHDTPAYAVSAVVCFLMLRTKISPLWFMAVAAGLGAFGLVNR, encoded by the coding sequence ATGACCAGCCTGCTGGCTGCGGTCTGTCAACCGGCCCATCTGGGGGATTGGCGCAATTTGATCGCCGTGATCTGGGACTTCCTCAGCCTGTCGCTGTTTTCCCTGGGTGGCGGGAACACGCTGCTGGCGGAGTACCACTACATGGCGGTCGACAAGTACTGCTGGCTGAGCTCCCAACAGTTCGCCGAGATCTACGCCATTGCCGAAGGGGCACCGGGTCCCAGCTCGATGATTGTTGGTTTGCTCGGCATGGGGGCTGCCTTTCAGGAGGGCCCCTTCTGGGGTCTGCTCAGTGGGGTGATGGCGGAGGTGGCGATCCTGTTGCCCTCCACCCTGCTGATGGTGATTGCGGCCTTGAGTTGGAATCGCTTTAAGACCTCCCCCTTTCGGCTGGCCTTCGAGCGCGCGATGGGACCGATCACCCTCGGGGTGCTGTTTGCCGTTGGCCTGAAGATCCTGCGGATCTCCGATCACGACACCCCCGCCTATGCGGTCTCGGCGGTTGTCTGTTTTTTGATGCTGCGCACCAAGATCTCTCCCCTGTGGTTCATGGCCGTGGCCGCTGGCCTGGGGGCGTTTGGTTTGGTGAACCGTTAA
- the ctpZ gene encoding carboxyl-terminal processing protease CtpZ: MAESTDHLLPLVSAAPLVTSPPQNPTPRRSRELKSIAALALSWLLSLWLTAAPALALNDGQQLVVESWRLVNQSYVDPDRFDTIHWKRLRQKALERSIQSSADAYDAIEAMLTPIGDPYTRLLRPADFRTLKANTEGSVSGVGLQLGIRQDDTAIVVIAPLEGSPAAEAGISSASVLKSVDGLSTADLGLEATAARLRGKEGTSVLLELITPSGKSQELELRRRQVDLQPVRSRLIQTAGHRLGYIRITQFAEPVPQELAKALQKLQAQDIDGLILDLRNNSGGLVSAGLAVANVFLDGGPIVETQNRDGFSDAQQASRGQLYDGPMLTLVNEGTASASEILAGALQDDERSPLLGSRTFGKGLIQTLIGLGGDGSGLAVTVARYLTPSGRDIQNLGIEPDQRLADPEPLNPGGDGDTWLEIALNQLAEQIDAG; this comes from the coding sequence TTGGCAGAGTCTACCGATCACCTCCTGCCGCTCGTGAGCGCGGCGCCGCTTGTGACATCACCGCCACAAAACCCGACTCCGCGGCGCTCAAGGGAGCTGAAATCCATTGCAGCGCTTGCGCTCTCCTGGTTATTAAGCCTCTGGCTGACCGCCGCACCTGCCCTGGCCCTCAACGATGGCCAACAGCTCGTGGTGGAGAGCTGGCGCCTGGTGAACCAGAGCTATGTCGATCCCGATCGCTTCGACACCATTCATTGGAAACGGCTGCGGCAGAAAGCACTGGAGCGCTCCATCCAGAGCAGTGCCGATGCCTACGACGCCATCGAGGCGATGCTGACCCCGATTGGAGATCCCTACACCCGCCTGCTGAGGCCCGCTGACTTCCGCACGCTGAAGGCCAATACAGAAGGAAGCGTCAGTGGGGTCGGCCTGCAGCTCGGGATTCGCCAGGACGACACCGCCATCGTGGTCATTGCCCCGCTCGAGGGCTCCCCGGCGGCCGAAGCCGGCATCAGCAGCGCCAGCGTTCTCAAGAGTGTCGATGGTTTGAGCACAGCGGATTTGGGCCTGGAGGCCACCGCGGCCCGTCTGCGGGGCAAAGAAGGCACCTCCGTTCTGCTGGAGCTGATCACCCCGAGCGGCAAATCCCAAGAGCTGGAACTCAGGCGCCGGCAGGTGGACCTGCAGCCCGTCCGCAGCCGCCTGATCCAAACCGCTGGGCATCGCCTGGGCTACATCCGCATCACTCAGTTCGCCGAACCCGTTCCCCAGGAGCTGGCCAAGGCACTGCAGAAGCTGCAAGCCCAGGACATCGATGGCCTGATCCTGGATCTCAGGAACAACTCCGGCGGCCTCGTCAGCGCCGGCCTGGCCGTCGCCAACGTCTTTTTGGATGGGGGCCCAATCGTCGAGACCCAAAACCGTGATGGCTTTAGCGATGCCCAGCAGGCCAGCCGCGGCCAGCTCTATGACGGCCCGATGCTCACCCTGGTGAACGAAGGCACCGCCAGCGCTAGTGAAATCCTGGCTGGGGCCCTGCAGGACGACGAGCGCTCACCGCTTCTGGGCAGCCGGACCTTTGGCAAGGGCTTGATCCAGACCCTGATCGGCCTAGGGGGCGATGGCAGTGGTCTGGCCGTGACCGTGGCCCGCTACCTCACCCCCAGTGGACGCGACATCCAAAACCTGGGGATCGAACCCGACCAACGCCTGGCGGATCCCGAACCGCTCAATCCCGGCGGCGATGGAGACACCTGGCTGGAGATCGCCCTGAACCAGCTCGCTGAGCAGATCGACGCCGGATGA
- the petD gene encoding cytochrome b6-f complex subunit IV, with translation MHILKKPDLSDPKLRAKLAKGMGHNYYGEPAWPNDLLYIFPVVILGTLACLVGLAVLDPAMLGDKADPFATPLEILPEWYLYPVFQILRVVPNKLLGIALQTMIPLGLMLVPFIESFNKFQNPFRRPVAMGAFLFGTVFTIYLGIGAALPIDKSLTLGLF, from the coding sequence ATGCACATCCTTAAGAAGCCAGATCTCAGCGATCCCAAGCTGCGGGCCAAGCTCGCCAAGGGCATGGGCCACAACTATTACGGCGAGCCCGCCTGGCCGAACGACCTGCTCTACATCTTCCCGGTGGTGATCCTGGGAACCCTGGCCTGCCTGGTGGGCCTGGCTGTTCTCGACCCCGCGATGCTGGGCGACAAGGCTGATCCCTTCGCCACTCCTCTGGAGATCCTTCCTGAGTGGTACCTGTACCCGGTCTTCCAGATCCTGCGCGTGGTGCCCAACAAGCTGCTGGGTATCGCTCTGCAGACCATGATCCCCCTGGGTCTGATGTTGGTGCCCTTCATCGAGAGCTTCAACAAATTCCAGAACCCCTTCCGCCGTCCGGTGGCCATGGGTGCCTTCCTGTTCGGCACCGTGTTCACCATCTATCTGGGCATCGGTGCGGCTCTGCCGATCGACAAGTCCCTGACCCTGGGTCTGTTCTGA
- a CDS encoding HD domain-containing protein produces MSARTYHDPLHGAIRLSRREPAEALAIDLIDTPVFQRLRRIRQLGPAYLTFHGAESSRFTHSLGVLHLARQALGNLGRSHPELSEHRGVLYAAALLHDVGHGPLSHSGEEMYGLHHESWSSRLIREHPSLREPLEAFAEGTADQVADLLEHGRFRNPAIKALVSSQLDCDRLDYLLRDSYNTGASYGVLDLERILASLTLAPDGQLALQPKGLMAVEHYLVVRNLMYRSVYNHRLNVVCNWLLNRTIALARELGPDQVWADAVMQRWLWEPKTLDLEAFLGNDDVRTGYHLQRWLEEGPAPLQQLCGRVLNRELLRASDLSQLPQERRLALLARAQTLSESAGLRPDLCCGLHQQSNHGYHPYKGGLRLWDGHQLGAIEQRSPLIRSLIQPTQTAWLIHPPEITPAIREALALEVAAGDP; encoded by the coding sequence ATGAGCGCCCGCACCTATCACGATCCGCTGCACGGGGCGATCCGACTCTCCCGGCGCGAACCCGCCGAAGCCCTAGCGATCGATCTGATCGACACGCCGGTCTTCCAGCGGCTCAGGCGGATCCGGCAACTGGGGCCGGCCTACCTGACCTTCCACGGGGCCGAGTCCAGCCGTTTCACCCACTCCCTGGGGGTCCTGCACCTGGCGCGCCAAGCCCTGGGCAACCTGGGCCGCAGCCATCCCGAGCTGAGCGAGCACCGGGGGGTGCTCTATGCCGCGGCCCTGCTGCACGACGTCGGCCATGGCCCCCTCAGCCACTCCGGCGAGGAGATGTATGGACTGCACCATGAGAGCTGGTCCAGTCGACTGATCCGTGAGCACCCCTCGCTCAGGGAGCCGCTTGAAGCCTTTGCCGAGGGCACGGCCGATCAGGTCGCCGACCTGCTGGAGCACGGCCGCTTTCGCAATCCAGCCATCAAGGCGCTCGTCAGCAGCCAGCTCGATTGCGATCGCCTCGATTACCTGCTGCGGGACAGCTACAACACAGGCGCCAGCTACGGGGTGCTCGACCTCGAGCGCATCCTGGCCAGCCTGACCCTGGCCCCCGATGGCCAACTCGCCCTGCAGCCCAAGGGGCTGATGGCTGTCGAGCACTACCTGGTGGTGCGCAATCTGATGTATCGGAGCGTCTACAACCACCGCCTCAATGTGGTCTGCAACTGGCTGCTGAACCGGACCATTGCGCTGGCCCGAGAACTGGGACCCGATCAGGTCTGGGCCGATGCCGTGATGCAGCGCTGGCTCTGGGAACCGAAGACCCTGGATCTGGAGGCCTTCCTGGGCAATGACGACGTGAGAACCGGCTATCACCTGCAGCGCTGGCTGGAGGAGGGGCCGGCCCCGCTCCAGCAACTCTGCGGACGGGTCCTCAACCGAGAACTGCTGCGGGCCTCCGATCTCAGCCAGCTCCCCCAGGAAAGGCGTCTGGCGCTACTGGCTCGAGCACAGACCCTGAGTGAGTCGGCCGGACTGCGCCCTGACCTCTGCTGCGGCCTGCACCAGCAGAGCAACCACGGCTATCACCCTTATAAAGGTGGGCTTCGTCTCTGGGATGGCCATCAGCTCGGGGCCATTGAGCAGCGCTCACCGCTGATTCGCAGCCTGATCCAACCAACCCAAACCGCCTGGCTGATTCATCCACCGGAGATCACCCCGGCGATCCGCGAAGCCCTGGCCCTGGAAGTTGCGGCGGGAGATCCCTAA
- a CDS encoding zinc ribbon domain-containing protein has translation MQRPIPWLWITLIGVLLIAPGLAGRLFVDVLEGITLLLVLGPLVLGGAGFLAWQWFKRRIVTCPACGTPSVGAPACPACGADLSQVRPAAAAAKSVDAPASDAVVDVQVQDVTDR, from the coding sequence ATGCAACGTCCGATTCCTTGGCTTTGGATCACGCTGATCGGCGTCCTGCTGATCGCTCCGGGGCTGGCTGGGCGTCTGTTCGTTGATGTCCTCGAGGGCATCACCTTGCTGTTGGTCTTGGGGCCCCTGGTCCTTGGTGGAGCGGGTTTTCTGGCTTGGCAGTGGTTCAAGCGCCGCATCGTGACCTGTCCGGCCTGCGGGACCCCCAGCGTTGGAGCGCCCGCTTGTCCGGCCTGCGGAGCGGACCTCAGCCAGGTGCGTCCCGCTGCCGCCGCGGCCAAGTCCGTCGATGCCCCCGCTAGCGATGCGGTGGTCGACGTTCAGGTGCAGGACGTCACGGATCGCTAG
- the petB gene encoding cytochrome b6, translating into MANSSPAAGGKSSPVYDWFNERLDIQDIVDDVASKYVPPHVNIFYCLGGITLVCFLVQFATGFAMTFYYKPTVAEAYASVQYLMTDVSFGWLIRSVHRWSASMMVLMLILHVFRVYLTGGFKRPRELTWITGVTMAVITVSFGVTGYSLPWDQVGYWAVKIVSGVPAAVPVVGDFMVELLRGGESVGQATLTRFYSLHTFVMPWLLAVFMLMHFLMIRKQGISGPL; encoded by the coding sequence ATGGCGAACTCCTCACCCGCCGCCGGCGGAAAGTCATCGCCCGTCTACGACTGGTTCAACGAGCGCCTGGACATTCAGGACATCGTTGACGACGTCGCGTCGAAGTACGTGCCGCCCCACGTCAACATCTTCTATTGCCTGGGCGGCATCACCCTGGTCTGCTTCCTGGTGCAGTTCGCGACCGGCTTCGCGATGACCTTCTATTACAAGCCGACCGTGGCTGAGGCCTACGCCTCGGTCCAGTACCTGATGACCGATGTCAGCTTCGGCTGGCTGATCCGCTCCGTGCACCGCTGGAGCGCCTCGATGATGGTGCTGATGTTGATCCTGCACGTCTTCCGCGTGTACCTGACCGGCGGCTTCAAGCGCCCCCGTGAGCTCACCTGGATCACCGGCGTGACCATGGCTGTGATCACCGTGTCCTTCGGTGTGACCGGTTACTCCCTGCCCTGGGATCAGGTCGGCTACTGGGCCGTGAAGATCGTCTCGGGTGTTCCCGCAGCCGTGCCTGTCGTCGGTGACTTCATGGTTGAGCTGCTGCGCGGCGGTGAGAGCGTTGGCCAGGCCACCCTCACGCGCTTCTACAGCCTGCACACCTTCGTGATGCCTTGGCTGCTGGCCGTGTTCATGCTCATGCACTTCCTGATGATCCGGAAGCAGGGCATCTCCGGTCCCTTGTGA
- a CDS encoding phosphatidylserine/phosphatidylglycerophosphate/cardiolipin synthase family protein → MAASQRLLVMPDDGAQAVVDWIDQAQSQLLLKQFKLQSEAIEQALLRAQQRGVRIRVMLNPHTSGGDRWNDEAFALLQGWGVEVAWTSERFPVTHEKSMVIDGQAALIATFNLSEKYFTETRDYGVVSHDPLVIEQVIAGFDADWERRAFDPRLDVGLVWSSVHSRGQMARVIDSAQESLRIQHPKFVDAVILERLVAAKQRGVKVRVLCGGKHGLSDWDVYDTFSSLRLLEHAGVKIRRQKQLKLHAKLILVDERAAMTGSMNIDRSAFDLRRELGIEVDAPEVIARLSETFNADWESAKKYSAPDPLDPAYHEEGELPPDPHFVHD, encoded by the coding sequence ATGGCAGCCAGTCAACGTCTCCTTGTGATGCCCGATGACGGGGCTCAGGCGGTCGTGGATTGGATCGACCAGGCCCAGTCCCAGCTGCTGCTCAAGCAGTTCAAGCTGCAGAGCGAGGCCATCGAGCAGGCCCTGCTGCGCGCCCAGCAACGGGGGGTGCGGATTCGGGTGATGCTCAATCCCCACACCTCCGGTGGTGACCGCTGGAATGACGAGGCCTTTGCCTTGCTTCAGGGCTGGGGAGTGGAGGTGGCCTGGACCAGCGAGCGCTTCCCGGTCACCCACGAGAAATCGATGGTGATCGATGGTCAGGCGGCCCTGATCGCCACCTTCAACCTCTCAGAGAAGTACTTCACCGAGACCCGTGATTACGGCGTCGTGAGCCATGACCCGCTGGTGATCGAGCAGGTGATTGCCGGCTTTGACGCGGACTGGGAGCGCCGCGCGTTTGATCCCCGCCTCGATGTCGGCCTGGTCTGGAGCAGCGTCCACAGCCGCGGGCAGATGGCCCGGGTGATTGATAGCGCCCAGGAGTCGCTGCGCATTCAGCACCCCAAGTTTGTGGACGCCGTGATCCTGGAGCGGCTGGTGGCCGCCAAGCAGCGTGGGGTGAAGGTGCGGGTGCTCTGCGGCGGCAAGCACGGCCTGAGCGATTGGGATGTCTACGACACCTTCAGTTCCCTGCGCTTGCTGGAGCACGCCGGGGTCAAGATCCGGCGCCAAAAGCAGTTGAAGCTGCACGCCAAGTTGATCCTGGTGGACGAGCGCGCCGCCATGACCGGTTCGATGAATATCGACCGCAGCGCCTTTGATCTCCGCCGTGAACTGGGCATTGAGGTGGATGCCCCAGAGGTGATCGCTCGCCTGTCGGAGACGTTCAACGCCGACTGGGAGTCCGCCAAGAAGTACAGCGCCCCGGATCCCCTGGATCCGGCGTATCACGAGGAGGGCGAGCTGCCGCCGGACCCCCACTTCGTGCACGACTGA
- the xseB gene encoding exodeoxyribonuclease VII small subunit, whose product MTEAKPQTKRKKPASKAKAAASSETEQWQKEIEALSYQEANTALELTLAKLQSAELEVEEMAGLYRRAEAYAARCQVVLEQVAQEVVEWEALST is encoded by the coding sequence ATGACGGAAGCCAAACCCCAAACCAAACGCAAGAAGCCCGCGAGCAAGGCCAAGGCCGCTGCTTCGAGTGAAACCGAGCAGTGGCAGAAGGAGATCGAAGCCCTGAGCTACCAAGAGGCCAACACGGCCCTGGAGCTCACCCTTGCGAAGCTTCAGTCCGCAGAGCTCGAGGTCGAGGAGATGGCAGGCCTCTATCGCCGCGCGGAGGCCTATGCCGCCCGCTGCCAGGTGGTGCTCGAGCAGGTGGCCCAGGAAGTGGTCGAATGGGAGGCACTCAGCACCTAG